Within Candidatus Limnocylindria bacterium, the genomic segment GACGGTGAAGAGGCGGCCGACGAGCGTGTTGCAGCGGAAGGTGATGCCGAGCCGCGCGAGCTTCTCGACCTCCTGATCCACGACCTCGTTGGGCAAACGGAAGTCGGGGATGCCGTAGCGCAGCACACCACCCGGCTGTTGGAATGCCTCGTAGACCGTGACGCTGCAGCCGGCCTTCGCCATGTCCGCCGCGCAAGCCATGCCCGCGGGGCCCGAGCCGACGACGGCGACCTTCATGCCGCTCGGCTCGATGAACGGGATGCTCGACCAGCCTTCGCTGATCGCCATGTCTCCGACGAAGCGCTCGAGTCGCCCGATCGCGACCGGCTCGAGCGAGTCGCCGACGGTGCACACGCCCTCGCACTGCGTCTCCTGCGGGCACACGCGTCCGCAGACAGCAGGCAGCAGCGTCGTATCGGTGAGGACGTCGTACGCGCCGCGCAGGTCGCTTTCGCCGATGCGCGCGATGAAGCCGGGGATGTCGATCCCGACCGGACAGCCGCGGATGCAGGGCTCGTCCGGGCAGCGCAGGCAGCGCTCGGATTCGCGTAGCGCCTGTTCGAGCGTGTAACCGCACGCCACCTCCTCGAAGGTTCGCGCGCGCTCGAGCGGCGCACGCTCTGTCATCGGCGTGCGCTCCTGCGGGATCGTTCGGATCGTGCGCTTCTTCGCCATCAGCTCACCGTCGCCGGCATCCGGCACGCGGAGCCTTGCTGCCAGCGCTCGAACGCGGCCTTCTCTTCGGGCTTGAACCGCCCAAGGCGGAACATGAGATCGTCGAAATCGACCTCGTGCCCGTCGAACTCGGGGCCGTCGACGCACGCGAAGCGGATGCGACCGGCGACCTTGACCCGGCATCCGCCGCACATGCCGGTGCCGTCGACCATGATCGGATTCAGGCTCACGACGGTGGGGATCTTCCGGCCGCGCGTGACCTCGGCGCAGCCGCGCATCATCACCGGCGGTCCGATCGCGATGAGCTGTCCGATGTCGCTGTGGCGCGAGAGCGCGACCTCGATGCCCGCCGTGACGAGGCCCTTCATGCCGACCGAGCCATCGTCGCTGCAGACGATGAACTCGTCGCAGACCGCGCGGAACTTGTCCTCCCAGAAGACGAGATCCTTGTTGCGGAAGCCGATGACGCCGATGACGTACGCCCCGCGCTCGTGATATGCGCGGGCCTGCGGGTAGACCGGCGCGACGCCGAGTCCGCCGCCGACGCACACGACCTTTGTCGCCGGCCCGATGTGGCTCGGCTCGCCCATCGGCCCGATCAGCGCGTACAGGCTGGAGCCCGCCTGAAGGTCCCGCTGCATCTCACGCGTCGTCTTTCCGACGGCCTGGATGACGAGCGTGATCGTGCCGCGCTCCGCGTCGAAGTCCGCGAGCGTCAGCGGGATCCGCTCACCCTGGGGATGTGACATGACGATGACGAACTGGCCCGGGCGTGCGGCCCTGGCCATCTCCGGATGCCTGACCTCGAGGAGGTACGTCACGTCGGAGAAGTCCTGGCGCCTGACGATCTCGTAGGTAGCGTCCTGTCCCGGCATGTGCCGCCTACTGTTCGCCGAGCGCTCACTGTAGGCGAAGTGCCGGACGGCCCTATGCCGGTGGCCGTTCGTCGCTGACATCTGTCTGACACGGACGCGCGGGGCAGGACCCTATAGGCGCGAGCGGCTCAGCCCGGGCCCCCCAGCCGCGATCTGGCGGACGGTCTCCAGCGTGTCGATCTCGCTCACCGGCTTGTCAGGACGCAGGCGCACGATCCGGGGGAAACGCATCGCGTAACCGGAGTCGTGCCGGTCACTCCGCTGGATCTGGTCGAAGGCGACCTCGATGACGGTGTCCGGCCGGACGATGCGAGCGCGGCCAAGGTCCTTCACCGTCGCCGCGAGGAAGTGCTCGGTCATCTCCGCGATCTCCTTGTCCGTGAGGCCCGAGTACGCCTTGCCGACGACGCGCAGGCGGTCGCCGTCTTTCACCGAGAACGTGTAATCGGAGAGGACGCCGTGGCGCTTGCCGTGACCCCACTCGACCGCGGTGACGACCACGTCGAGCGTGCGCAGCGCCCGCTTTACCTTGAGCCACTCCATCCCGCGCCGCCCCGGCCGGTAGGGCGACCGCGGGTCTTTCACCATCAGCCCCTCGTTCCCGCGCTCGCGCGCCGCGAGGAACTCGCGGTCGAGCGCCGCGACGAGCTCGTCGCCCGTCGCCCGGACGACGGTCTGGCGGGCCAGGCGCAGGGGTCCGGTGAGGGGAAGCCCGCGCAGCAGCTCCTGCCTCTCGGTCAGCGGCAGGTCGAGGAGCGCGCGGCCGTCGCGCTCGAGGAGGTCGAACACGACGAGCGAGGCCGGGAGTCGCTCGCGCATCTCGCCGGACACATCCTTCCGCCCGAGGCGCGTCTGGAACGTGGTGAACGGCACGGCGCGGTCACCGTCGAACGCGAGGACCTCCGCGTCGAGGACGAACGTGCCGGGGATCGCCTGCAGCGCGTCGAGCAGCTCGGGATAACGGCTGGTGACGCGATCGAACGTGCGCGAGTAGAGCTCGACGCGGCCGTCCGCCTTGTGCACCTGCGCGCGCACGCCGTCGTACTTGTCCTCGACGACGTACGGCGCGGGAAAACGCTGCGCGACCTCGGCGAGATCGAGCACCGGCGTCGCCAGCATCATCCCGATCGGACGGAAGTGGGCGAGCGTCGGCTCATCGAGCGTGCCGTGCTTCGCTCGTAGGGCAGCCTCGCCGATGTCGCCCGTGAGCATGTTCGCGCGGGCGACCGCTTCGCGGTCGCGATCGAACCCTTTTGCGATGGCGTCGACGAGCAGACCCTCGCGCAGGCCGATGCGCGTCTCGCCCGAGACGATCTTCACGA encodes:
- a CDS encoding sulfide/dihydroorotate dehydrogenase-like FAD/NAD-binding protein: MPGQDATYEIVRRQDFSDVTYLLEVRHPEMARAARPGQFVIVMSHPQGERIPLTLADFDAERGTITLVIQAVGKTTREMQRDLQAGSSLYALIGPMGEPSHIGPATKVVCVGGGLGVAPVYPQARAYHERGAYVIGVIGFRNKDLVFWEDKFRAVCDEFIVCSDDGSVGMKGLVTAGIEVALSRHSDIGQLIAIGPPVMMRGCAEVTRGRKIPTVVSLNPIMVDGTGMCGGCRVKVAGRIRFACVDGPEFDGHEVDFDDLMFRLGRFKPEEKAAFERWQQGSACRMPATVS
- a CDS encoding ATP-dependent DNA ligase, with the translated sequence MSGRFADWVSAADAVRATTKKLEKNRSLGAYLAGLDDADVTTAARLFAGAPFPRKDERVLSVGWSALSDVLLERSGKSGEDIRASYQRHADLGDVAHDLIADSPHDGEPLTLADVAAAFDEIAAVRGTNNKRELVRSLLRRADAGEARYIVKIVSGETRIGLREGLLVDAIAKGFDRDREAVARANMLTGDIGEAALRAKHGTLDEPTLAHFRPIGMMLATPVLDLAEVAQRFPAPYVVEDKYDGVRAQVHKADGRVELYSRTFDRVTSRYPELLDALQAIPGTFVLDAEVLAFDGDRAVPFTTFQTRLGRKDVSGEMRERLPASLVVFDLLERDGRALLDLPLTERQELLRGLPLTGPLRLARQTVVRATGDELVAALDREFLAARERGNEGLMVKDPRSPYRPGRRGMEWLKVKRALRTLDVVVTAVEWGHGKRHGVLSDYTFSVKDGDRLRVVGKAYSGLTDKEIAEMTEHFLAATVKDLGRARIVRPDTVIEVAFDQIQRSDRHDSGYAMRFPRIVRLRPDKPVSEIDTLETVRQIAAGGPGLSRSRL